In Pangasianodon hypophthalmus isolate fPanHyp1 chromosome 13, fPanHyp1.pri, whole genome shotgun sequence, the genomic window cggtgtgtgtgtgtgttcggtgtgtgtgtgtgttcggtgtgtATTTGGCTCCATATTTTCCGCTACAActtgtaaaatgtttcagtttcaCACTCCGTgagcagcaggtgtgtgtgagagcaggtgtgtgtgagagcaggtgtgtgtgagagcaggtgTATAGCGCTCATTTCCGGATAATCATGTGGttttagttgtgtgtgtgtttagtctgtgACTCAGGGGCGAGTTTTCCGCgtgatttttacacttttaacaAATTTACACCTGATTTCGGTTTATTTCTAAATGTAGAACTAGAGCCACGCCCCTCTGCcaacaaaacaggaaactgCCCGTCTGTTTACCGATCTGTCTGtttacctgtctatctgtctgtttacctgtctgtttatctgtctatctgtttacctgtctatctgtctgtttacctgtctgtttatctgtctatctgtttacctgtctatctatctgtttacctgtctatctatctgtttacctgtctatctatctgtttacctgtctatctgtctgtttatctgtctaccTGTTTACCTGTTTATCTGTCTACCTGtttacctgtctatctgtctgtttacctgtctatctgtttacctgtctatctgtctgtttatctgtctatctgtctgtttacctgtctatctgtctgtttacctGTCTGTTTagctgtctatctgtctgtttatctgtctacctgtctacctgtttatctgtctacctgtttacctgtctatctgtctgtttacctgtctatctgtctgtttacctGTCTGTTTagctgtctatctgtctgtttatctgtctacctgtctaCCTGtttacctgtctatctgtctgcctgtttaCTCGTCTGtttacctgtctatctgtttatctgtctgtttaccGATCTGTCTGtttacctgtctatctgtctgtttacctGTCTGCCTGTttacctgtctatctatctgtttacctgtctgtctgtctgtctatttacctgtctatctgtttacctgtctatctgtctgtttacctgtctatctgtttacctgtctgtttacctgtctatctgcctgtttacctgtctatctatctgtttacctgtctgtctgtctgtctatttacctgtctatctgtttacctgtctatctgtctgtttacctgtctatctgtttacctgtctgtttacctgtctatctgcctgtttacctgtctatctatctgtttacctgtctgtctgtctgtctatttacctgtctatctgtttacctgtctatctgtttacctgtctgtttacctgtctatctgtctgtgtttacatTTGAGTTTCCTGGTAAAAAAGGAAATGACCTCATCACCTGTCCCAGGTTACCTTATGGGTGAATATGTATATAAACTAACGTTATAAGTaacatttcccttttttttagaATCTCAGAAAAGTCTCATATGTGAGAATATTTTATTGAatgaaagagaataaaaatagaaaaaatgtcCCATTTTACCTGAATTTCACGctttctgtattttctctttattctgcagcaagacaatgattcaaaactaaattaaatcattaggaaaataattattaaacagGCCGGAGGCAGTGAAGGAAAGACTCGATCCAAACTCACAAACTAATCATCCTGTCAtcttcaaatacacacacaatacacacacaatacacacacacacacacacacacacacacactttaacttTTTGTATTGTGATCATGAAAAAACATCTGCAAACCCAACAGCCTTGttcctttatttaataataataataataaatattctacTGTACAACCGAATAGTAAAATTATAtgataaatgtaacaaaatgcataatgataaacatttttaaaaaatgaagtgaaattataatataaaaaataagggTAAGGACATAAAAGTGcacaaataaagaataaaatgaaaaatatctaaataagtaaataaaagaaactttCAATTAAACTCCAAATTTAAGAGATGCATTATCAAATGTTTTTTACCAAAACATGTTctggggtgtgtaaacttttgaaaacatttctgtctgttcattttagagatttaatttttttaatcccagattttctgctgcttttctgctcagagTTTAGCAGATGATCATGAAGGAGGCAGTGACTTGAAATGTCTGTTATCTGgaacattaaacacatttctcaacctgttatttatttatttgtttgtttgtttgtttatttgtttgtttgtgtatatatgtttgttgGTTCCTGGTTGGAATTTGATTAAAACCTGGTTCACTTATTTTCCTCGCGTCACCTCTGTATCTGCAGGACGTGTGTAAAGCTCGGATGCTGTGTGTAACAGATAAAATGGTGGGATTTACAGAACTCTGCTTTGGCCTGATGTCTGTGTTTCACCTGGCGTTAGCGGGATgtgtcaacaacaacaacaacaacaacgacaacgaCAACGACAACAACGACAGGAACGGTGAGTGAGCTGTGAGCATCTCCTGTGTGTAATGATGTACAGAGCAGACATGAGGAGTGTTCAGgaatctgctgctgctgtgtgttgtgtgttttcctgctcctgcgtgtgtgtgtgtgtgtgtgtgtgtgtgtgtgaatcgtGTGTCAGCGTCTCTCTTTCTGGCTCCAGTGTTTCTCCACGAGACCTCAGCAGACTCGTTCCTGTCGCGGTCGCTGCTCTACAACAGCTGGGACTTTGAGCTGGTCACTGCGGGGAATCTGGAGAGAGAGTGCATGGAGGAGATCTGCTCTTACGAAGAGGCCAGAGAGGTGTTCGAGGACAACCAAAAGACGGTGAGACACCAgaacagagactgtgtgtgtgtgtgtgtgtgtgtgaaatatttcaCATAGTTACAAGGAAAAATCTCTAATTCTGACATTTAAGGAATATCTGATCATTTCCTCTGTACGGATCTAAAATTCTCTGATggaattttgtgatttttttataggAAACTTTTTGGAAATCGTACGTCAGCAGTCACGGTAAGatcctgcatttatttttcagaaatcTACCTCACGTCAGTGTTTCCCAAATCCAGCTCCTGGAGCAATTTAAAGCCTTTTATCCTCAAATAACCTGAAACTCAAACTGagatggaaatgttttattcagtaGCAAAGGTTCCTGTTGGAACGGTTTTTGGTACCTGCTTAAAATGAGTACCAGCAGGCACTAGTGGTACTCAGGGGCGGGGCTAGCAGCACTACTCACTGCTGATTGGTTACACAAACCTCCAGCATTATAACATCAACTCTAAAT contains:
- the prrg2 gene encoding transmembrane gamma-carboxyglutamic acid protein 2 isoform X2 gives rise to the protein MLCVTDKMVGFTELCFGLMSVFHLALAGCVNNNNNNNDNDNDNNDRNVFLHETSADSFLSRSLLYNSWDFELVTAGNLERECMEEICSYEEAREVFEDNQKTETFWKSYVSSHVATPRVDVSGLVAGVVAVVVLFIIVLVLSCYCCKKKRKPVRRSGSVPVRMAADGRPAPETVPLSDIAAPGLPSYNEALNRSGQHDAPPPPYSGVESSAPAEPQPDE